Proteins encoded together in one Balaenoptera ricei isolate mBalRic1 chromosome 2, mBalRic1.hap2, whole genome shotgun sequence window:
- the RAMAC gene encoding RNA guanine-N7 methyltransferase activating subunit, which produces MTDTSEAVPNFEEMFASRFTEDDKEYQEYLKRPPESPPIVEEWNSRAGGNQRNRGNRLQDNRQFRGRDSRRGWPSDNRSNQWHGRSWGNNYPQHRQESYYPHQYGHYGYNQRPPYGYY; this is translated from the exons ATGACTGACACTTCTGAAGCTGTTCCAAATTTTGAAGAGATGTTTGCCAGTAGATTCACAGAAGATGACAAAGAGTACCAGGAATACCTGAAACGCCCTCCTGAGTCCCCTCCAATTGTTGAGGAATGGAATAGCAGAGCTGGTGGGAACCAAAGAAATAGAGGCAATCG gtTGCAAGATAACAGACAGTTTAGGGGTAGGGATAGCAGACGGGGGTGGCCAAGTGACAATCGATCCAATCAGTGGCATGGACGATCCTGGGGTAACAATTACCCGCAGCACAGACAAGAATCTTACTACCCCCATCAATATGGACACTATGGTTACAACCAACGGCCTCCCTATGGCTACTACTGA
- the C2H15orf40 gene encoding UPF0235 protein C15orf40 homolog, with protein MLRLGSGVRKLGTGPGARAAARLPLGTEMPKKAGATNKGKSQSKEAERPVPPSGPVAVDPKGCVTIAIHAKPGSKQNAVTDLTAEAVSVAIAAPPTEGEANAELCWYLSKVLELRKSDVVLDKGGKSREKVVKLLASTTPEEILEKLKKQVEKK; from the exons ATGCTGCGGCTCGGCTCCGGGGTGAGGAAGCTGGGGACAGGACCCGGTGCTCGGGCTGCTGCCCGGCTCCCTCTGGGCACCGAGATGCCTAAGAAAGCTGGTGCAACGAACAAG GGTAAAAGCCAGAGcaaggaagcagagagaccagttcCTCCCTCAGGTCCTGTGGCAGTTGATCCCAAAGGTTGCGTCACCATAGCCATCCATGCCAAACCTGGTTCCAAACAAAATGCTGTGACAG ATTTGACAGCCGAGGCTGTGAGTGTAGCTATTGCAGCACCTCCGACAGAAGGAGAGGCTAACGCCGAGCTTTGTTGGTATCTTTCCAAAGTCTTAGAGCTCAGGAAGAGTGATGTGGTTTTGGATAAg GGTGGTAAATCTCGTGAAAAAGTGGTGAAGCTTTTGGCCTCCACAACTCCGGAAGAGATCTTGGAGAAACtgaaaaagcaagttgaaaaaaaataa